The following are from one region of the Anaeropeptidivorans aminofermentans genome:
- a CDS encoding aminoacyl-histidine dipeptidase, which produces MYILDNLEPKNVFRFFEELSRIPRGSGDEKAASDYIVNFAKERGLEVYQDKALNVIIKKPATAGYENSPGVIIQGHIDMVNEKNQDVDHDFSKDPIKLVVDGDFIKAFGTTLGADNGVAVALAMAILDSSELKHPAIEVMLTTDEEVGMGGAREIDCSNIKGKRFINLDCGPEGYFFAGCAGGLMQVIRIKAERTNIPQGFETFALKVRGLKGGHSGACIHKELANSNKLLGRLLDQINSRFDTFLSRVSGGLKDNAIPREADALINIKESDTEKVIELVSKIENELKQEYRNTEPDLRITLEKTAVASEAFTKDCTGKVIKALMLIPYGVVAKSLDIEGLTETSTNLGVVETTDEEIKFNSATRSSVGTRKAYMKDQFKALAELLGAELDYINEYPAWEFNPESQLRDICVSTYEEMFGKKPSVTATHGGLECGILSEKLPGVDIVAFGPDAEGAHTPDEKLSIASMERTWRFLIKLLENLK; this is translated from the coding sequence ATGTATATACTTGATAATTTAGAGCCTAAAAATGTATTTCGTTTTTTTGAAGAGCTTAGCCGTATCCCCAGGGGTTCAGGCGATGAAAAGGCAGCAAGCGACTACATTGTAAACTTTGCGAAGGAAAGAGGTCTTGAAGTTTATCAGGATAAGGCCTTAAATGTAATAATCAAAAAGCCCGCAACCGCAGGATATGAAAATTCTCCCGGAGTTATTATTCAGGGGCATATCGACATGGTAAATGAAAAAAATCAAGATGTAGACCATGATTTCTCCAAGGATCCTATAAAGCTCGTTGTTGACGGCGATTTTATCAAAGCTTTCGGAACTACTTTAGGGGCTGATAACGGTGTTGCTGTTGCCCTTGCCATGGCTATCCTTGACAGCAGTGAATTAAAGCATCCGGCCATTGAAGTAATGCTTACAACAGACGAAGAAGTAGGTATGGGCGGTGCCAGAGAAATCGATTGCAGCAATATTAAGGGGAAAAGATTCATCAATCTTGACTGCGGACCGGAAGGCTATTTCTTTGCCGGCTGCGCCGGAGGCTTAATGCAGGTTATTCGTATTAAGGCTGAAAGAACAAATATCCCGCAAGGTTTTGAAACCTTCGCTCTTAAAGTAAGAGGCCTTAAAGGTGGTCATTCAGGAGCTTGTATCCATAAAGAACTTGCAAACTCCAATAAGCTTTTAGGCAGATTATTAGACCAGATAAACAGCAGATTTGATACTTTTCTATCCAGAGTATCCGGCGGTTTAAAAGATAACGCAATCCCAAGGGAAGCCGATGCATTAATAAATATTAAAGAATCCGACACTGAAAAGGTAATTGAGCTTGTTTCTAAAATAGAAAATGAGCTTAAGCAGGAATATAGAAATACAGAACCTGATTTAAGAATTACATTAGAAAAAACAGCTGTAGCTTCCGAAGCCTTCACAAAAGATTGCACAGGTAAAGTAATCAAAGCTTTAATGCTGATTCCTTATGGGGTTGTAGCAAAAAGCCTTGATATTGAAGGCCTTACCGAAACATCAACTAATTTAGGTGTTGTTGAAACTACAGATGAGGAAATTAAATTTAATTCTGCCACAAGAAGCTCCGTAGGAACAAGAAAAGCATATATGAAGGACCAGTTTAAGGCCTTGGCAGAGCTTTTGGGAGCAGAGCTTGATTATATAAACGAATATCCGGCATGGGAATTTAATCCTGAATCTCAGTTAAGAGACATATGCGTATCCACATATGAAGAAATGTTTGGAAAGAAACCCAGTGTTACAGCAACTCACGGCGGTCTTGAATGCGGAATCCTTTCCGAGAAGCTCCCGGGTGTTGATATTGTAGCTTTTGGCCCCGATGCAGAAGGCGCTCATACTCCTGATGAAAAATTAAGTATAGCCTCTATGGAAAGAACATGGAGATTTCTTATTAAGCTTCTTGAAAACTTAAAGTAA
- the trmD gene encoding tRNA (guanosine(37)-N1)-methyltransferase TrmD, which yields MNFYVLTLFPEAIAGGLNHSIIKRAISNNIISINCVDIRDFSGDKHNRVDDYPYGGGAGMVIRAAPVYDAYNAIKKKVSEGTRLVYMTPQGKPFNQKTAEEFSKEKDIIILCGHYEGIDERVIETIVTDEISMGDFVLSGGEIPAMAFIDSVSRLIPGVLGKEESFINESFSDNLLEHPQYTRPRVFMDKPVPEVLLSGNHKEIEKWRHEQSLRRTKEKRPDLLK from the coding sequence ATGAATTTTTATGTTCTTACGTTATTCCCCGAAGCTATTGCCGGCGGGCTTAACCACAGCATTATAAAAAGAGCCATATCAAATAATATCATAAGCATTAATTGTGTGGATATCAGGGATTTTTCAGGAGATAAGCATAACAGAGTCGATGATTATCCTTACGGCGGAGGCGCCGGAATGGTTATCCGGGCGGCTCCCGTTTATGATGCCTATAATGCCATAAAAAAGAAGGTTTCAGAAGGGACAAGGCTTGTCTATATGACTCCCCAGGGAAAGCCTTTTAACCAGAAAACAGCAGAAGAATTTTCAAAAGAAAAAGATATTATTATTTTATGCGGCCATTATGAGGGCATAGATGAAAGAGTGATAGAAACTATAGTTACAGACGAAATATCCATGGGAGACTTTGTCTTATCCGGCGGTGAAATCCCTGCCATGGCTTTTATAGACTCTGTTTCGAGGCTTATTCCAGGGGTATTAGGCAAGGAAGAATCCTTCATAAATGAAAGCTTTTCCGATAATCTTCTTGAACACCCTCAATATACCAGACCGAGGGTTTTTATGGATAAGCCGGTTCCAGAGGTACTTCTTTCAGGAAACCATAAAGAAATTGAAAAATGGAGACATGAACAATCTCTTAGAAGAACAAAGGAAAAAAGGCCTGATCTGCTTAAATAA
- the rimM gene encoding ribosome maturation factor RimM (Essential for efficient processing of 16S rRNA) codes for MSFFEIGKIVNAHGIKGEVKIFPISDDPEKFEKLKSLYISSSSEEKEYFIEGHKYHKQFIILKLKGIDDMNAALGLKGNLIKVPRDKGVKLNKDEYYIRDIYDISVYDEEEHFLGTVTDILFTGANDVYEITKEGEKPFLIPAIKQCILNVDIENNKMTVKLLEGLKD; via the coding sequence ATGTCATTTTTTGAAATAGGAAAAATAGTAAATGCTCATGGCATCAAAGGCGAAGTAAAGATTTTTCCCATAAGCGACGACCCTGAAAAGTTTGAAAAATTGAAGAGTCTCTATATTTCTTCTTCATCGGAAGAAAAGGAATATTTTATAGAAGGCCATAAATATCATAAGCAATTTATAATTTTAAAGCTCAAGGGAATAGACGATATGAATGCTGCCTTAGGGCTTAAAGGAAATCTTATTAAAGTTCCGAGGGATAAAGGCGTAAAGCTCAATAAGGACGAATACTACATTAGAGATATATATGATATTTCTGTATATGACGAAGAAGAACACTTTCTTGGAACAGTAACCGATATTTTGTTCACAGGGGCAAACGACGTATATGAAATAACCAAAGAAGGGGAGAAGCCTTTTCTCATCCCTGCTATAAAGCAATGTATCTTAAATGTTGACATAGAAAATAATAAAATGACAGTAAAGCTTTTGGAAGGGCTGAAAGACTGA
- a CDS encoding KH domain-containing protein — MKELLEVISKNLVDNPDAVTVTEIPGDKATVLELRVAPEDMGKVIGKHGRIAKAIRTVIKAGAVNSEKKVVVEIVQ; from the coding sequence ATGAAAGAATTATTAGAAGTTATTTCTAAAAATTTGGTAGACAATCCTGATGCCGTTACCGTTACAGAAATACCCGGAGACAAGGCTACAGTGCTTGAGCTTAGAGTTGCTCCTGAGGATATGGGTAAGGTCATAGGAAAACACGGAAGGATTGCCAAAGCTATACGTACAGTTATAAAAGCAGGCGCAGTCAACAGTGAAAAAAAGGTAGTTGTAGAAATTGTTCAATAA
- the rpsP gene encoding 30S ribosomal protein S16, translating into MAVKIRLKRMGAKKAPFYRIVVADSRSPRDGKSIAEIGYYDPTKDPIDLKVDIEAAKKWVENGAQPSDTVRALLKKAGAL; encoded by the coding sequence ATGGCCGTAAAAATCAGATTAAAAAGAATGGGCGCTAAAAAAGCTCCTTTTTATAGAATAGTAGTTGCCGATTCAAGATCCCCAAGAGATGGCAAGAGCATTGCTGAAATAGGTTATTATGATCCTACAAAGGATCCTATTGATCTTAAAGTAGATATTGAGGCTGCTAAAAAGTGGGTTGAAAACGGCGCTCAACCTTCAGATACAGTAAGAGCGTTGCTTAAAAAAGCCGGCGCGCTGTAA
- the ffh gene encoding signal recognition particle protein has protein sequence MAFENLSQKLQEAFKQLKGKGKLTEKDVKNALREVRLALLEADVNFKIVKEFINNVTEKAIGEDVLSSLTPGQQVIKIVNDELIELMGTTQSKLTYSNKPPTVYMMVGLQGSGKTTSSGKLAGMLKKQGRNPLLVACDIYRPAAIKQLEVVGNSYSVPVFSMGQNNPVDIAKAALSHAKDKGNDVIIIDTAGRLHIDEELMNELKNIRSEIRPQEILLVVDSMTGQDAVNVAESFNEQLGIDGIIITKLDGDARGGAALSVRAVTKKPVKFVGMGEKPEDLEPFYPDRMASRILGMGDVLSLIEKAQSAFDEKEALELEKKMRSQEFNLEDFLDQMRQIKKMGPLKNIMGMIPGLSQMNIDDSQVNEKALVHVEAIILSMTPKERQNPSVLNGSRKKRIAQGSGRSIQEVNSLLKRFEEMKKMMKQINDMSKGKKGKFNLPFLR, from the coding sequence ATGGCCTTTGAAAATTTGTCTCAGAAGCTTCAGGAAGCCTTTAAACAGCTTAAAGGTAAAGGCAAGCTTACGGAAAAAGACGTTAAAAATGCCCTTAGAGAGGTAAGGCTTGCTCTTTTAGAGGCAGACGTTAACTTTAAAATTGTAAAAGAATTTATAAACAATGTTACTGAAAAGGCCATAGGTGAAGACGTTCTTTCAAGCCTTACCCCCGGCCAGCAAGTAATAAAGATAGTTAACGATGAACTTATAGAGCTTATGGGTACGACTCAGAGTAAGCTTACTTATTCCAACAAGCCTCCTACAGTCTATATGATGGTAGGGCTTCAGGGTTCAGGTAAGACCACATCCAGCGGAAAGCTCGCAGGTATGCTTAAAAAGCAGGGGAGAAATCCTCTTCTTGTGGCCTGTGATATTTATAGGCCCGCTGCCATAAAACAGCTTGAGGTAGTGGGAAACAGTTATTCTGTTCCTGTATTTTCCATGGGTCAGAACAATCCTGTAGACATAGCAAAAGCGGCTTTATCCCATGCCAAGGATAAAGGCAATGACGTAATCATCATAGATACTGCCGGAAGGCTCCATATTGATGAAGAGCTTATGAATGAGCTTAAAAATATCAGAAGCGAAATACGCCCTCAGGAAATTCTTTTGGTTGTAGACTCTATGACAGGTCAGGACGCTGTTAACGTAGCCGAAAGTTTTAATGAACAGCTTGGTATAGACGGTATCATTATTACAAAGCTTGACGGCGATGCCAGAGGCGGAGCGGCCCTTTCCGTAAGAGCCGTTACAAAAAAGCCTGTTAAATTCGTTGGTATGGGTGAAAAACCTGAAGATTTGGAACCTTTCTACCCAGACAGAATGGCTTCAAGAATCCTCGGAATGGGCGACGTTCTTTCTCTGATAGAAAAGGCCCAATCGGCTTTTGATGAAAAAGAGGCTCTGGAGCTTGAAAAGAAAATGCGCTCTCAGGAATTTAACCTTGAAGATTTCCTTGACCAAATGCGCCAGATTAAGAAAATGGGCCCATTAAAAAACATCATGGGAATGATTCCCGGCCTAAGCCAGATGAATATAGATGATTCCCAGGTAAACGAAAAAGCCCTTGTTCATGTGGAAGCCATCATTCTTTCCATGACTCCTAAGGAAAGGCAAAATCCTTCCGTATTAAACGGTTCTCGTAAAAAGAGGATTGCCCAAGGCTCCGGCCGCTCTATTCAGGAGGTCAATAGTCTCTTAAAACGATTTGAAGAAATGAAAAAAATGATGAAACAAATAAATGATATGTCAAAAGGCAAAAAAGGCAAGTTTAATCTTCCTTTTTTAAGATAA
- the ylxM gene encoding YlxM family DNA-binding protein encodes MDSILFKSLIYDFYNELLTEKQKTIYELYNHFDMSLSEIAQNMDITPQGVSDILRRSEKVLNNYENKLNFVQNYLKNQKELNEISVLIDKLDIKDKDLKEEIQRKINLLKE; translated from the coding sequence ATGGACAGTATTTTATTTAAAAGCCTCATCTATGATTTTTATAACGAGCTTCTTACAGAAAAGCAGAAAACCATATATGAGCTTTATAATCATTTCGACATGAGCTTAAGTGAAATTGCTCAAAATATGGATATAACGCCCCAAGGCGTTTCAGATATTCTCAGAAGGAGTGAAAAAGTCCTTAACAATTATGAGAATAAGCTTAACTTTGTTCAAAATTATCTGAAAAATCAAAAAGAACTTAACGAGATATCGGTGCTTATAGACAAGCTTGATATAAAAGATAAAGACCTAAAAGAAGAAATTCAAAGAAAAATTAACTTGTTAAAAGAGTAA
- a CDS encoding DUF4275 family protein — MLECKWINFFEEEEKVLAIEDKEEQKIRLELLEEIMDKINSYNQREEAYLYLQKRKEIIERGVIFTEIENVKGLRAKWSKIFAHEISPQVKKEIYYQSFKWHIFSYEKVNALTRKKARAAFDKYEKSIAFIFYEHSDKAFLAENAHLLKSNDFDMDYDIYIFNPIEKWTYVHTHETVQCGPYFYQIKNQNE, encoded by the coding sequence ATGCTTGAATGCAAATGGATAAATTTTTTTGAAGAAGAAGAAAAAGTTCTTGCCATAGAAGATAAAGAAGAGCAGAAAATTCGTCTTGAGCTTCTTGAAGAAATAATGGATAAGATAAATTCATACAATCAAAGAGAAGAAGCGTATCTCTATCTGCAAAAGCGAAAAGAAATTATAGAAAGAGGCGTAATTTTCACAGAAATTGAGAATGTAAAAGGCCTTAGAGCAAAATGGAGTAAAATATTTGCCCATGAAATAAGTCCCCAGGTAAAAAAAGAAATATACTATCAAAGTTTTAAATGGCATATTTTCAGCTATGAAAAAGTAAATGCCTTAACCCGCAAAAAGGCAAGGGCAGCCTTCGATAAATATGAAAAATCAATAGCATTTATTTTCTATGAACATAGCGATAAAGCCTTTTTGGCAGAAAATGCACATTTGCTAAAATCTAATGATTTTGATATGGATTATGATATTTATATATTTAATCCTATTGAAAAATGGACCTATGTACATACCCATGAAACCGTCCAGTGCGGGCCCTATTTTTATCAAATAAAGAATCAAAACGAATAA
- a CDS encoding hemolysin family protein, whose amino-acid sequence MLQDVIILAILILVNGFFSSAELAVLSVNPNKIKYRADRGDKKAILIKKTLEHQDNFLSTIQIAITLVGLLLGAYAGQTFADPIISLFVRLGLSPAAAHSASLKSGVVILITILLSYFQLVLGELVPKRLALKKTEFMADLVVGPVNFLAVICKPFVKLLSMSTNAVVRLLGIDPNEDTEQVTEEEIRMMVDAGSEIGNIDENEMEMINNIFEFDDKTAEDVSVHRTDIVAIDIDDDLSEIIPSIWEMKYSRVPVYEDNIDNIIGILHIKDILKYIIDEKIDVNANINIDLRKILRKAYFVPTSKKTDELFAEMKLNKVHIAIVVDEYGGTSGIVTMEDLVEEIMGNIFDEYDDEELPEIRQIDTGTYEIIGTASLDLVEETLETNLPDDEYETLSGFLIGQLGYIPNDNERPEVEFNGVLYKISEVEDKRISKIIACKVA is encoded by the coding sequence TTGCTACAAGATGTTATAATTCTTGCAATACTCATTTTAGTCAACGGCTTTTTTTCAAGTGCGGAGCTTGCGGTATTGTCTGTTAATCCTAATAAGATAAAATACCGAGCAGACCGGGGCGACAAAAAAGCAATTCTTATTAAAAAGACACTTGAGCATCAAGACAATTTTTTATCTACTATTCAGATAGCCATAACCCTCGTAGGCTTGCTTTTAGGTGCATATGCAGGGCAGACTTTCGCAGATCCGATTATAAGCTTATTTGTTAGATTAGGTCTTTCACCAGCAGCGGCACATTCTGCCAGCTTAAAAAGCGGAGTTGTTATTTTAATTACCATACTTCTTTCTTATTTCCAGCTTGTTTTAGGTGAGCTCGTTCCAAAAAGACTTGCTCTTAAGAAAACTGAATTCATGGCGGATCTTGTTGTTGGTCCTGTAAATTTTCTTGCTGTAATCTGCAAGCCCTTTGTTAAGCTTTTAAGTATGTCTACAAACGCCGTGGTAAGGCTTTTAGGCATAGACCCCAATGAAGATACGGAGCAGGTTACAGAAGAAGAAATACGTATGATGGTTGACGCAGGAAGCGAAATAGGAAATATCGATGAAAACGAAATGGAAATGATTAATAACATCTTTGAATTTGACGATAAAACCGCCGAAGATGTTTCTGTTCACAGAACGGATATTGTTGCTATTGATATTGACGACGACCTGAGTGAAATTATTCCTTCTATATGGGAAATGAAGTATTCAAGGGTTCCCGTGTATGAAGATAATATTGATAATATCATAGGTATCCTTCATATAAAGGATATTTTAAAGTATATTATTGATGAAAAAATCGATGTAAACGCCAATATAAATATTGATTTAAGAAAAATCCTTAGAAAGGCTTATTTTGTTCCTACATCTAAAAAAACCGATGAGCTTTTTGCAGAGATGAAGCTTAATAAAGTCCATATAGCTATCGTTGTAGATGAATATGGCGGAACCTCGGGTATCGTAACCATGGAGGACCTTGTTGAAGAAATCATGGGAAATATATTTGACGAATATGACGATGAAGAGCTTCCTGAAATAAGGCAGATAGATACGGGAACTTATGAAATCATAGGTACTGCAAGCCTTGATTTAGTCGAAGAGACTTTGGAAACGAATCTTCCCGATGACGAATATGAGACTTTAAGCGGCTTTTTAATAGGCCAATTAGGATACATACCTAATGACAATGAAAGGCCGGAGGTTGAATTTAACGGCGTGCTGTATAAGATTTCGGAAGTTGAAGATAAGAGAATTTCAAAAATAATAGCCTGCAAGGTAGCATAA
- a CDS encoding TIGR01440 family protein produces MDIAMNNIVSDTKDAITEFLNYIRIPRGEVFVLGASSSEILGAKIGKGSNAEIGEAIIKEILPIFNMRGLFLAVQGCEHINRALVIEKTATLRFDYEIVSVIPKGHAGGSFATAAYKFYEEPVMVEKINAFAGIDIGNTFIGMHVRYVQVPYRGSIEKIGKANINYLYSRPKLIGGERAEYK; encoded by the coding sequence ATGGACATAGCTATGAATAATATAGTATCTGATACAAAAGACGCAATTACGGAGTTTCTTAATTATATTAGAATACCCAGAGGAGAAGTATTCGTTCTTGGGGCCAGCAGCAGCGAAATATTAGGCGCAAAAATTGGAAAAGGCTCAAATGCCGAAATTGGTGAAGCCATAATCAAGGAAATACTTCCCATTTTTAATATGAGAGGTCTGTTTTTAGCGGTTCAGGGCTGTGAGCATATTAATAGGGCCCTTGTAATAGAAAAAACTGCCACTTTAAGGTTTGACTATGAAATCGTAAGCGTTATTCCTAAGGGCCATGCAGGAGGCTCTTTTGCAACAGCCGCCTATAAATTTTATGAAGAGCCGGTAATGGTTGAAAAAATCAACGCCTTTGCAGGAATTGATATCGGAAATACCTTTATTGGAATGCATGTAAGATATGTTCAGGTACCTTACAGAGGCTCTATAGAAAAAATCGGCAAGGCAAATATAAATTATCTTTACAGCCGCCCGAAGCTTATCGGCGGGGAAAGAGCGGAATATAAATAG
- a CDS encoding ATP-NAD kinase family protein yields the protein MDEKIKKLGIIVNPIAGLGGKLALKGSDLEDILEKAEAMGGVPEAPNRMRTALKLIFPLNEKLEVLTYGGNMGEDILKKEGFHNVKVLGFPENNKTTSEDTKKAARLMADEKPDLILFAGGDGTARDIYEAVGEKVPVMGVPAGVKIHSSVYATTPTNAGTAARDYLDGKITHIKESAVMDINEELFRKSIVEAKLYGYMIVPDAGERIQNIKSAIHSEDDDLIGIVDTVMESIEDDIYYIIGPGSTTKILMDELGIEDTLLGIDIIKNKALCMSDVTEKELWELLNKEDIPAKLIVTIIGGQGNLFGRGNQQLSPRVIRKIGIKNIIVIATEHKIAELGGRPLVVDTGDTELDEALSGYIEIITGYNKSAYHKVHN from the coding sequence ATGGACGAAAAAATAAAAAAACTTGGTATTATCGTAAACCCTATTGCCGGCCTTGGCGGAAAGCTTGCCCTTAAGGGAAGCGATTTAGAAGATATTTTAGAAAAAGCAGAGGCTATGGGCGGCGTACCGGAGGCCCCTAACAGAATGAGGACGGCATTAAAGCTAATTTTTCCTTTAAATGAAAAATTAGAAGTTCTCACATACGGCGGAAATATGGGAGAAGATATTTTAAAGAAAGAAGGCTTTCATAACGTAAAAGTTCTGGGATTTCCTGAAAACAATAAAACCACATCGGAAGATACGAAAAAGGCTGCACGACTTATGGCTGATGAAAAGCCCGATTTGATTTTGTTTGCCGGAGGCGACGGAACGGCAAGGGATATATATGAGGCAGTCGGCGAAAAGGTTCCTGTTATGGGCGTTCCAGCCGGCGTAAAAATCCATTCTTCCGTATATGCAACGACCCCTACCAATGCAGGCACAGCCGCAAGAGATTATTTAGACGGGAAAATAACCCACATTAAAGAATCAGCTGTTATGGATATCAATGAGGAGCTTTTTAGAAAATCCATAGTAGAAGCCAAATTATACGGATATATGATCGTTCCGGACGCCGGAGAGAGAATTCAGAATATTAAAAGTGCAATTCATTCAGAAGATGACGATTTAATCGGAATCGTAGACACTGTAATGGAAAGTATAGAAGATGATATATATTACATTATAGGTCCGGGAAGCACGACAAAAATACTCATGGATGAACTTGGAATAGAAGATACACTTCTGGGCATAGATATTATAAAGAATAAAGCGCTTTGCATGTCTGACGTTACGGAAAAAGAGCTATGGGAGCTTTTAAATAAAGAAGATATCCCTGCAAAGCTAATTGTAACCATTATAGGAGGCCAGGGAAATCTCTTCGGAAGAGGAAACCAGCAGTTAAGCCCAAGGGTTATAAGAAAAATCGGCATAAAAAATATTATAGTAATAGCAACCGAGCATAAAATAGCAGAGCTTGGCGGAAGGCCCCTCGTAGTAGATACAGGAGATACGGAGCTTGACGAAGCTTTAAGCGGATATATAGAAATAATAACAGGATATAATAAAAGCGCCTATCATAAGGTTCATAATTAA
- a CDS encoding N-acetylmuramoyl-L-alanine amidase family protein: MRSKILKNLVVASFMTTILTINTYAMETVEMNLTYDGKSHKYSAKEITLMIDDRKIENLTMPPVIINDYTLVPAREVFEELGAIVGWNGATQEVYVAYGADLVVLQINNSVANLNGNPIIMDSAPKIINDKTMIPIRFASEALGFQVGWDGTNRIVSVKSPDTFEPLPEIPADNVDDSDEVDHETNQGSVVDEGASNTGDMVPAVDVSNSKIEERSYPETTVSNLTPPSGSNHSVIINASSEISKVDKFLLPDNRLVIDIYNSDMQLPKTEYTVSTGAVKKIRAAQNQVTPQKVTRIVLELESGVNYAVSLSGDRKSLSVNFEKNSIQDVSFNSDGNYEYITITGAKSLGPEITSLSNPERLVVDFSFTDITAGELNANGKFVQSIRKAMFDEQTGRVVIELKSRVKYTVSSAGNSVTIRLEEPTYKNISYDGEQKIITLKKNPYNPININSIIHTDRYNDYKYILTLPGNYQDIYGYGEYEINDSNVGSISLVTTGSSTQITINEKKVFALKIYEDGENIYIGLKNPKEVYSKVVVIDPGHGGSDPGTSGHGMQEKVLTLDIGLKLKAILEKNYEKTGIKVYTTRAEDVYVSRFDRAPFANDIGDLFVSIHLNSAHPNPVPNGTETYYYPHANDSTIGISTLQTAEIFHKNLINTLQLNDRKVKKDSFTVILDTKIPSVLCEIGFLSSESDAQKLLAEEFRELTAQALYDSIIEVFGVYTPKR, translated from the coding sequence ATGAGAAGTAAAATACTTAAGAATCTGGTAGTTGCATCCTTTATGACAACTATTTTAACTATAAATACATATGCGATGGAAACCGTTGAAATGAATCTCACCTATGACGGAAAATCCCATAAATACAGCGCTAAAGAAATCACTCTTATGATTGATGACAGAAAAATAGAGAATTTGACTATGCCGCCTGTTATCATAAACGATTATACTCTTGTTCCCGCAAGAGAGGTATTTGAGGAACTGGGGGCCATAGTAGGCTGGAACGGCGCCACTCAGGAAGTTTATGTGGCTTATGGGGCCGATCTTGTAGTACTGCAGATAAATAATTCCGTAGCTAATTTAAACGGTAATCCTATTATTATGGATTCTGCACCTAAAATTATAAACGATAAGACAATGATTCCGATTCGGTTTGCTTCGGAAGCATTGGGTTTTCAAGTAGGCTGGGACGGCACAAATAGAATTGTCTCTGTAAAAAGCCCTGATACTTTCGAGCCTCTTCCTGAAATCCCCGCCGATAATGTTGATGATTCAGATGAAGTTGACCATGAGACAAATCAAGGAAGCGTAGTAGATGAGGGAGCATCAAATACAGGAGATATGGTTCCTGCAGTTGACGTATCCAATTCAAAAATAGAAGAAAGAAGCTATCCCGAAACTACCGTAAGCAATTTAACGCCTCCTTCTGGAAGCAATCATTCGGTTATCATAAATGCAAGTTCTGAAATAAGTAAGGTTGATAAATTTCTTTTGCCGGATAACAGGCTCGTTATCGATATTTATAACAGCGATATGCAGCTTCCGAAAACAGAATACACCGTTTCAACAGGGGCTGTTAAAAAAATAAGGGCAGCTCAAAATCAAGTAACGCCGCAAAAGGTAACAAGAATTGTATTAGAGCTTGAAAGCGGAGTAAATTATGCCGTTTCTCTTTCCGGCGACAGAAAATCCTTAAGCGTAAATTTTGAGAAAAACAGCATACAGGACGTTTCCTTTAATTCCGACGGAAATTATGAATATATAACGATTACAGGCGCTAAAAGCCTTGGGCCGGAGATTACTTCTCTTTCAAATCCTGAAAGACTTGTTGTGGACTTTTCATTTACGGATATAACGGCAGGCGAGCTAAATGCCAACGGAAAATTTGTTCAAAGCATACGCAAGGCGATGTTTGACGAACAGACAGGAAGAGTGGTTATTGAGCTTAAAAGCAGAGTTAAATATACGGTTTCCTCAGCAGGCAATAGTGTTACTATTCGTCTTGAAGAGCCTACTTATAAAAATATAAGCTACGATGGAGAGCAAAAAATAATTACTCTTAAAAAGAACCCTTATAACCCCATAAATATTAATTCCATTATCCATACGGATCGGTATAATGATTATAAATATATTCTTACCCTTCCGGGCAATTATCAGGATATTTACGGTTACGGGGAATATGAAATAAATGACTCAAATGTAGGCAGCATAAGCCTTGTAACAACAGGCAGCAGTACCCAGATAACTATAAATGAAAAGAAGGTTTTTGCCCTTAAGATATACGAAGACGGTGAAAATATTTATATAGGCCTTAAAAACCCGAAAGAAGTATATTCAAAGGTCGTTGTAATAGACCCGGGCCACGGCGGAAGCGACCCCGGTACTTCAGGTCATGGGATGCAGGAAAAGGTTCTTACGCTTGATATAGGGCTTAAGCTTAAAGCGATTTTAGAGAAAAATTATGAAAAAACAGGTATAAAGGTTTATACCACAAGGGCTGAAGACGTGTATGTATCAAGGTTTGACAGAGCACCATTTGCAAATGATATAGGGGATCTCTTCGTATCTATCCACCTTAATTCGGCACACCCGAACCCTGTTCCAAACGGTACGGAAACTTATTACTATCCCCATGCAAATGACAGCACCATAGGAATTTCTACGTTGCAGACGGCAGAAATTTTCCATAAAAACCTTATTAACACCTTGCAGCTAAACGACAGAAAGGTTAAAAAAGATTCATTTACAGTAATATTGGATACGAAAATACCTTCTGTCCTTTGTGAAATAGGCTTTTTAAGCAGCGAAAGCGACGCGCAGAAACTTTTGGCCGAAGAATTCAGAGAGCTTACGGCGCAGGCCTTATACGATTCCATAATTGAAGTATTCGGTGTATATACGCCTAAAAGATAG